ACAGCGATGCTGTAAATGCAGCCATTCAGTACCAGGCATCCGCCAAATGGTTGCTGAAAACATTTGTACAGCGCAACCAATACACTTCTGATATTGATGCCGGCGCTTACAACGATGAAAGAGATTACACGCTGAAGAATAAAAACCTGATGGCGGGTACCGGCTTTCAATACAAAGGTGAAAACATTACGGTAACGGGTAATTATCAGTACAGCGAAATTGATCGTTTTTACCGCAACGACAGTACGCATGTACCCGGCTTTAGCAAGTACAGTGAAGATGCATATTATGGCCGCAATCAGTTCCTGGAGCTCTTCACCAATATCAATCTGGGCAAAGGTTTCAGCACGGTGTATGGTGTTGACTATCGCTTCAGCAATATGAACAACCGCTTTTTATCCATTAGTTCTTTTGGCCCCTACACCAGTAGTTTTAGAGATACTTCGGTAAGCCAGGCCAGTGCCTATGGTTCTGTACTGTTTCAACACAAGGGTTTGTATATTGAGCTTGGTGGCCGACTGAATGTGCATGACCGCTATGGCAGCAACGCCACTTACACTTTCAATCCATCTTACAGCATCAACCAGCATTTTCGGGTATTTGGTAGCATTGCCACAGGCTTTAAAGCGCCATCGCTTTACCAGATGTACTCCTCTTACGGCAACCTGCAATTGAAAGCCGAAGAGTCGAAAAACTATGAGCTGGGATTGCAGCAAACACACGGCCGCATCAGCAACCGGGTGGTGTACTTCGACCGCGATATTGACAATGGGCTCGACTTCAACAACAACACTTTCCGGTATTTCAATATTGTGAAGCAGCGGGTGAAAGGATTGGAAATTGAATCTGCTGTTGGCATTACAAAAGATGTAAAATTCACTGCCAACTACACCTTGCTTTCTACACAAGAAATAGCACAAAGCCGTGTGACGTTTAAAGACACCACCTACAATTATTTGCTGCGTCGTCCCAAGCATAGCCTCAACGCTACTGCCGGCTGGCAAATCACGAAAGCCTTGTACGCCAGTGTAACCGGTAAGTACGCCAGCAAACGCTACGATGTGGGCGGCTACAAGGTGAAAGATGTAGCACTCGACAGCTACTTTATTGTAAATGCTTACGCAGAATACAAGCTGAATGAGCAGGTACGCTTTTTTGCCGATGCGCAAAACCTCACCAACAAAACGTTTTATGAGGCCCGAGGCTTCAATGCTATACCCTTTGTGGTAAACGCCGGCCTTACGGTTCAGCTTTAATTTTTATCGGGCGAAGCAACATCTTCATTGTTTCGCCCGATATTTAATATCTCGCCACATGAGTAGCACACACAAACATGAACCTCGCAACTGCCCCCGATGCAACAAGACCTTTGAATGCAAAGTGGGCAATATTGCACAATGCCAATGCAGTAGTATTGTATTGAGCGAAGAAGAAAAAGCATTCATTGCTGACCGATATCAGGATTGTCTTTGTTTGGGCTGTTTGTTGGATTTACAAAACAAATACACCTTCTTTAAAGAAAAATACCGCATCGGACAATGAGCAAAATACCCATCGCACTAAGCTGGAGCGGAGGCAAAGATTGTAGCTACGCACTGCACCTGATACAACAGGAAGGCAAGTACGAAGTGAAATATTTACTCAGCACCTGCAATACCCACACCAGAGAGCTCAACATGCA
The Phnomibacter ginsenosidimutans genome window above contains:
- a CDS encoding cysteine-rich CWC family protein, coding for MSSTHKHEPRNCPRCNKTFECKVGNIAQCQCSSIVLSEEEKAFIADRYQDCLCLGCLLDLQNKYTFFKEKYRIGQ
- a CDS encoding TonB-dependent receptor plug domain-containing protein; translated protein: MSMRFALVGAAVVFASTSFGQRADSTQPSTLDDVTVTANKMLQKQSQTGKVVSIISREQIEKSAGRTVAQLLNEQAGITINGALSNAGTNQTLYMRGANSGRTLILVDGIPVYDPSVITNDFDLNLISLNDVERVEICRGAQSTLYGSDAVAGVINIITVKKDVSKLLNVKATGSYGNLNTFRGNLQVYGKAGKLTYTTRYAKLKTDGFSAAQDLAGDKNFEKDGYNSDAVNAAIQYQASAKWLLKTFVQRNQYTSDIDAGAYNDERDYTLKNKNLMAGTGFQYKGENITVTGNYQYSEIDRFYRNDSTHVPGFSKYSEDAYYGRNQFLELFTNINLGKGFSTVYGVDYRFSNMNNRFLSISSFGPYTSSFRDTSVSQASAYGSVLFQHKGLYIELGGRLNVHDRYGSNATYTFNPSYSINQHFRVFGSIATGFKAPSLYQMYSSYGNLQLKAEESKNYELGLQQTHGRISNRVVYFDRDIDNGLDFNNNTFRYFNIVKQRVKGLEIESAVGITKDVKFTANYTLLSTQEIAQSRVTFKDTTYNYLLRRPKHSLNATAGWQITKALYASVTGKYASKRYDVGGYKVKDVALDSYFIVNAYAEYKLNEQVRFFADAQNLTNKTFYEARGFNAIPFVVNAGLTVQL